In the genome of Aspergillus luchuensis IFO 4308 DNA, chromosome 2, nearly complete sequence, one region contains:
- a CDS encoding HET domain-containing protein (COG:S;~EggNog:ENOG410PPIV;~InterPro:IPR010730;~PFAM:PF06985;~antiSMASH:Cluster_2.2), which produces MRYTVCIRDLISSSHQACSLCQSNEGNLELRYYTNNRERFQSMTVNELFHTECSECSNIQTDPLCQFCAHMRLGHLARCILVSKYDAKLPKHRRYTRNTNFLGGFDFDLGTLKDVQKRSTSCQTCGTFASHATSIANQNRLPPQTMIRLKVRLDPGVIRGIKYELVIELSLESLEASPVAFTHRKATFIGAAGALWGKNLISLQRPEPQVNWNRVITRLQDCADGTGHEVSHHHETYELPVEEFRVIDTHKRCVIFAPQDCKYATLSYVWGRGGDLLQAKLGNIDDLSKEGSLADDSCLPATINNAIEACLSLGISFLWVDRLCILQDDEPCKKAIQLNAMGKIYNQSYLTLIAMAGSDAHYGLPGTNGQRRSPQWTGQIQGIYLLKDIDAYDKICRSSKWQTRGWTFQEAILSPRLLVFTDQGVFYHCHGKTALEDEDCPDHYFPFSNVQIPWSKYPDLLGEFTSRDLTCKSDILFAFSGILHFLYGQNHHYGLPFSDFSRALLWKTKDGNYPMRYQNMQETFPSWSWSSVDNEIRLCPRNGQWERISVSLAQFAIPSSQDRHTQWKVLQSTSTEPHELDSRHFKDHILACLAVLIAWKGGCFPGKLPEALDAKVTWEEYDNIIRRKWTSLAQMGDEAYCMQEGLLSVSDQEARFPLKAQHACRDGCILVYTQSLRLRMKGPEDSLGYVKLLDRGGNMVGWLEPTSINWERLRQIPDWNNGAKFDALALSLQYEAKYTYSYPATHPARSYGRDVANWRDSKQKTIFIDDHIGCISPYVVHLVTVNLMVVESENGIRKRVALAEAALKTWIEAKPQFHTFILG; this is translated from the exons ATGAGGTACACCGTTTGCATACGTGACCTTATCTCTTCAAGTCATCAAGCATGCTCGTTGTGTCAGTCTAATGAGGGAAACTTGGAGCTAAGATACTATACCAACAATAGAGAAAGGTTTCAAAGCATGACAGTGAATGAATTATTTCATACTGAGTGCTCAGAATGCTCGAACATCCAAACAGATCCCCTTTGTCAGTTCTGTGCACATATGAGGCTAGGACACCTTGCACGATGTATCCTCGTCTCTAAATACGACGCAAAATTACCAAAGCATAGACGGTACACAAGGAATACCAATTTCCTTGGGGGTTTCGATTTCGATTTGGGAACTCTGAAAGATGTTCAAAAACGATCTACGTCTTGTCAGACCTGCGGAACATTTGCCAGCCATGCAACCTCAATAGCAAACCAGAATCGACTTCCACCGCAGACAATGATCAGACTAAAAGTGAGGTTGGATCCCGGGGTAATCAGAGGTATCAAATATGAACTGGTGATCGAGTTGTCACTTGAATCACTTGAGGCTTCCCCTGTGGCTTTTACCCATC GGAAGGCAACTTTCATCGGGGCTGCGGGTGCACTATGGGGAAAAAATCTGATATCTCTGCAAAGGCCAGAGCCGCAAGTAAACTGGAACAGGGTTATCACTAGGCTTCAAGACTGTGCAGATGGCACCGGTCATGAGGtatcccatcatcatgaaacaTATGAATTACCAGTGGAAGAATTTCGCGTCATTGACACCCATAAAAGATGTGTCATATTTGCTCCTCAAGACTGCAAATACGCCACTCTAAGCTATGTTTGGGGTAGAGGAGGTGACCTCCTACAAGCAAAGCTGGGTAATATTGACGACCTAAGCAAGGAAGGATCTCTTGCAGATGATAGCTGCTTGCCAGCAACAATCAATAACGCAATAGAGGCATGTTTAAGCCTAGGAATATCATTTCTCTGGGTTGATCGACTTTGCATATTACAAGACGATGAGCCATGCAAAAAGGCAATTCAGCTGAATGCCATGGGCAAAATATACAATCAGTCATATCTAACTCTAATTGCTATGGCAGGAAGTGATGCACATTACGGTCTTCCCGGAACAAATGGACAGAGGCGATCCCCACAATGGACAGGTCAAATACAGGGAATATACCTGCTTAAAGACATTGACGCGTACGATAAGATTTGTCGATCCTCAAAATGGCAAACTCGAGGATGGACATTCCAAGAAGCAATTCTTTCACCAAGATTACTAGTATTCACTGATCAAGGGGTGTTTTATCATTGCCATGGGAAGACCGCActcgaggatgaggactGTCCAGATCATTACTTTCCATTTTCAAATGTCCAAATCCCATGGTCTAAATATCCGGATTTGTTAGGCGAATTCACAAGCAGGGATCTTACTTGCAAGTCTGATATCCTCTTCGCATTCTCGGGGATTTTGCACTTCCTTTATGGACAAAACCATCATTATGGCCTGCCGTTTAGTGACTTTAGTCGGGCTCTTCTTTGGAAGACTAAAGATGGAAATTATCCTATGCGATATCAAAACATGCAAGAAACGTTTCCATCATGGTCTTGGTCGTCCGTTGATAATGAAATACGCCTCTGCCCTAGAAACGGCCAATGGGAGAGAATTTCTGTATCGCTAGCACAATTTGCTATCCCGTCCTCCCAGGATAGGCACACTCAATGGAAAGTTCTTCAAAGTACATCAACAGAGCCCCATGAGCTAGATTCTCGGCATTTCAAAGATCATATTTTGGCTTGTCTTGCTGTACTAATAGCCTGGAAGGGAGGGTGCTTTCCGGGTAAGCTTCCGGAAGCTCTTGATGCCAAGGTTACTTGGGAAGaatatgataatatcatTCGCAGGAAATGGACATCGCTTGCCCAGATGGGTGATGAAGCATACTGCATGCAAGAAGGCCTCCTCTCTGTGAGCGACCAAGAGGCAAGGTTTCCACTTAAAGCCCAGCATGCTTGTCGAGATGGATGCATCCTTGTTTATACCCAGTCACTTCGGCTTCGGATGAAAGGCCCTGAAGACTCCCTGGGCTATGTCAAGCTTCTCGATCGAGGTGGCAACATGGTTGGGTGGCTAGAACCTACTTCCATCAACTGGGAACGCCTCCGTCAAATTCCTGATTGGAATAATGGAGCCAAATTCGATGCCCTGGCTTTGTCCTTGCAGTACGAGGCAAAATATACTTATTCGTACCCCGCAACTCATCCTGCACGAAGCTATGGTCGCGACGTTGCGAACTGGCGTGACTCGAAACAAAAAACCATCTTTATAGACGACCACATCGGTTGCATCAGTCCCTACGTCGTCCACTTGGTCACTGTGAACTTGATGGTTGTTGAGTCAGAAAACGGCATCAGGAAGCGCGTTGCACTTGCAGAGGCTGCTCTGAAAACCTGGATAGAGGCAAAACCCCAGTTTCACACCTTTATTCTTGGATAG
- a CDS encoding uncharacterized protein (COG:S;~EggNog:ENOG410PN1U;~antiSMASH:Cluster_2.2), with protein sequence METGLAIIAGSLITLRPLFRWFLDSSLSYRLDRPHCVRRGGCIAGGYALSSSTLKKSVTKDEMNYWRPDLMSVDNSHAHRVITSVSTPLGKRCLNGSQENLTGGWHGGAQHKHRVSVHRTFTVEDEV encoded by the coding sequence ATGGAAACCggcctcgccatcatcgcggGCAGCCTCATTACCCTCCGCCCGCTCTTCCGCTGGTTCCTCGATAGCAGCTTGTCATATCGCTTGGACAGGCCACATTGCGTGCGGCGAGGGGGTTGCATTGCGGGGGGTTATGCATTGTCAAGCTCCACGCTGAAGAAATCGGTCAccaaggatgagatgaactACTGGCGGCCGGATCTTATGTCAGTAGATAACTCTCACGCGCACAGGGTTATCACGTCTGTGTCGACGCCACTAGGGAAGAGATGCTTGAATGGCAGTCAAGAGAACTTGACGGGCGGTTGGCACGGTGGAGCGCAGCATAAGCATCGGGTTAGTGTCCATCGTACATTTAccgtggaggatgaggtgtaG
- a CDS encoding uncharacterized protein (COG:S;~EggNog:ENOG410PN1U;~TransMembrane:6 (o12-35i47-68o109-129i136-158o183-209i221-239o);~antiSMASH:Cluster_2.2) has protein sequence MEYTLPLVGHSLAIFIVSSVTVGLAIIAVALRCFVRLYILRAFGWDDALMVAALALFISLSVLCMIGTEAGVGHTLADFESFSLKSMNPSDSLHAVQYAMIYWWLGQMLYLWASAVAKVAIALALLRLAVRPLQRFILWSVIGTVVCIGLVFWLILLLDCLPIGYFWGQINPLESGTCLSTDILLIIAYTYSSLTIVCDFTLGIFPAALIWDLHMSPRTKVALGAILGLGAVYVTSLHLNRDKLTNLIVQAWP, from the exons ATGGAATACACCCTACCTTTGGTTGGCCACAGCCTAGCAATTTTCATCGTCTCGTCTGTCACGGTTGGCTTAGCGATAATTGCTGTGGCGTTGCGATGCTTTGTGCGGTTATACATCCTGCGCGCGTTTGGGTGGGATGACGCGCTTATGGTAGCAGCGCTG GCGCTGTTCATATCATTGAGCGTGCTGTGTATGATAGGGACGGAAGCCGGGGTCGGCCACACGCTCGCGGACTTCGAGTCGTTCAGTCTAAAAAGTATGAATCCCTCGGATAGTCTGCACGCAGTGCAGTATGCGATGATA TACTGGTGGCTTGGACAAATGCTCTACCTGTGGGCGTCGGCCGTCGCTAAAGTAGCCATTGCCCTTGCCCTCCTTCGACTGGCCGTCCGTCCACTGCAACGTTTCATTCTCTGGAGTGTGATAGGCACTGTGGTATGCATTGGACTCGTCTTCTGGCTTATTCTGCTGCTCGACTGCCTGCCAATCGGGTACTTTTGGGGGCAAATCAACCCTCTCGAGTCGGGCACCTGCTTATCAACCgatatcctcctcatcatcgcatACACCTATAGTTCTCTCACCATCGTCTGTGACTTTACACTTGGGATCTTCCCGGCAGCGTTGATCTGGGACCTGCACATGTCGCCGCGCACAAAGGTGGCGTTAGGTGCGATCCTCGGGCTAGGAGCAGTGTATGTGACTTCCCTCCATCTGAACAGGGACAAGCTAACCAATCTTATAGTGCAAGCGTGGCCGTAG
- a CDS encoding uncharacterized protein (COG:S;~EggNog:ENOG410PNRD;~InterPro:IPR012312;~PFAM:PF01814;~antiSMASH:Cluster_2.2), translating into MTIRHLVNPSRPILRPLLFTQKQHRFISQSPIIMAPRISEAIKTDHREIEDYYNKILSSATETEKTKWQNQFTWELARHSIAEELVVYPQFEKSLPDGLAMADKDRKEHQSVKEQLKKFQNMKPTDPAFESTVRALMKDLSEHIKEEETQDLPKLEDAVSVEESEKLAKSFGRTKMFVPSRSHPSAPDKPPFETAIGLLTAPIDHLADLFRKWPHTEGMPNPSTK; encoded by the exons ATGACTATCCGCCATCTTGTCAACCCCTCTCGCCCTATACTTAGGCCCTTACTCTTTACTCAAAAACAGCACCGCTTCATATCCCAATCACCCATCATCATGGCACCCCGTATATCCGAGGCAATCAAGACCGATCACCGCGAGATCGAAGACTACTACAACAAGATCCTAAGCTCTGCTACCGAGACTGAGAAAACCAAATGGCAGAACCAATTCACCTGGGAACTGGCCCGTCATTCAATAGCCGAGGAGCTGGTCGTCTATCCCCAGTTCGAGAAGTCCCTTCCTGACGGCCTGGCTATGGCAGATAAGGACCGCAAGGAGCATCAATCT GTCAAAGAACAACTGAAGAAATTCCAAAACATGAAACCCACGGACCCGGCATTCGAGTCTACTGTCCGGGCTTTGATGAAGGATCTGTCCGAGCAcatcaaggaagaagagactcAGGATCTACCGAAGCTGGAAGACGCCGTGTCGGTAGAGGAAAGCGAGAAGCTTGCCAAGTCCTTTGGAAGGACGAAGATGTTTGTGCCTTCGCGGTCTCATCCCAGTGCGCCTGATAAGCCGCCTTTTGAGACGGCAATTGGTTTGTTGACGGCCCCGATTGATCACCTCGCGGATCTGTTTCGGAAGTGGCCGCATACGGAGGGGATGCCGAATCCTTCTACTAAGTGA